From Candidatus Nezhaarchaeales archaeon, the proteins below share one genomic window:
- a CDS encoding enoyl-CoA hydratase-related protein has translation MSKGGKGDIEGQASSFEVVGISGEVIPPGTPRKGYEVKRPEEYGFKEIIYEKKDWVARITINRPRVYNAYSLNALQEMCEALHDAMWDGSVAVIVVTGAGDRAFCTGGDANEYSTQYTRRPHGFYLWWEFYERMLYLIRTCGKPVIARVNGVAAGGGCEIILACDLAIACAEHARFIQPGTRVGSVSAGGATQWYPLTIGDKRTRWLVMVGDEIDAKTAYEWGLVNKIVPHDKLDEEVNAVCQKLINKMPDCLRYTKVQCNFWGDLAWTTLQHARDWLSIHYATAEPLEGFKAFLEKRPARFLELRKKAAEGKAYEYYWGALVKTCPKCGTKYLPEDFEYCGKCGAKLG, from the coding sequence ATGAGTAAGGGAGGCAAAGGTGATATTGAGGGACAAGCCTCCAGCTTCGAGGTGGTAGGTATTAGCGGTGAAGTTATCCCGCCCGGAACGCCTAGGAAAGGGTATGAGGTAAAACGGCCCGAGGAGTACGGCTTTAAGGAGATAATATACGAGAAGAAGGATTGGGTCGCCAGGATAACCATCAACCGGCCTAGGGTTTATAACGCCTATAGCCTAAACGCTCTCCAGGAGATGTGCGAAGCCCTCCACGACGCTATGTGGGATGGATCGGTAGCAGTTATAGTAGTAACGGGGGCTGGCGATAGAGCCTTCTGTACCGGTGGCGATGCTAACGAGTATTCAACCCAGTATACGAGGAGGCCTCACGGCTTCTACCTTTGGTGGGAGTTTTACGAGCGTATGCTCTACCTAATACGTACCTGCGGTAAACCTGTTATAGCTAGGGTTAACGGCGTAGCAGCCGGAGGAGGATGCGAAATAATATTGGCCTGCGACCTAGCGATCGCATGCGCCGAACACGCTAGGTTCATACAGCCGGGTACTAGGGTTGGAAGCGTATCAGCCGGTGGAGCTACGCAGTGGTATCCGTTAACGATAGGCGATAAGAGGACGCGTTGGCTCGTTATGGTTGGCGACGAGATAGATGCTAAAACCGCTTACGAATGGGGGCTCGTTAATAAAATAGTTCCCCACGATAAGCTCGACGAGGAGGTTAACGCCGTTTGCCAGAAGCTAATAAATAAGATGCCAGATTGCTTAAGGTATACCAAGGTACAATGCAACTTCTGGGGCGATTTAGCTTGGACAACACTACAACATGCGCGTGATTGGCTATCCATCCACTACGCGACCGCCGAGCCCCTAGAAGGCTTTAAAGCCTTCCTAGAGAAGAGGCCGGCTAGGTTCCTAGAGCTTAGGAAGAAGGCGGCTGAAGGTAAGGCTTACGAGTACTATTGGGGAGCATTAGTTAAAACCTGCCCTAAGTGTGGAACCAAGTATCTACCCGAGGACTTCGAATACTGCGGGAAGTGTGGAGCTAAACTAGGCTAG
- a CDS encoding LLM class flavin-dependent oxidoreductase → MVVRFGVEGPNYPWEVIGEATVLAEKLGFDSYWMPDHIVATGVRRWDALEAWGTLCALALKTSRIKLATGVSDTYRYHPAVLAQKATTCDIISGGRAILGVGIGEAMNLVPYGIAYDKPVSRTEEALQIVRRLWTQDFVDFDGKYYKLRKAFLQPKPVQKPHIPIYVAASSPRTMELVAKYGDGWLPANLLPDEYKAGLERIKSLAKGLGRDPEAIDPAHFMYVVVSKNREEARKSILLPAKMLLLTRPRILEKIGVKPPTYEFEMTFKLVFPEHGEAWLNKAKEIPDEVVDKAPFIYGAPEDAIEKLDRYVKAGCKHFVINFQVSPKVLKETMQLFAEKVLTYFKGG, encoded by the coding sequence ATGGTTGTTAGGTTTGGCGTTGAAGGGCCAAACTACCCATGGGAGGTAATAGGTGAAGCGACCGTTCTAGCCGAAAAACTAGGCTTCGATTCCTACTGGATGCCCGATCATATTGTCGCCACCGGGGTTCGACGTTGGGACGCGCTGGAAGCATGGGGTACGCTATGCGCCTTAGCCCTTAAAACCTCGAGGATAAAGCTAGCTACCGGTGTAAGCGATACCTATAGGTATCATCCCGCCGTTTTAGCTCAGAAGGCTACAACCTGCGATATTATAAGCGGCGGTAGGGCGATCCTAGGCGTAGGGATCGGTGAAGCGATGAACCTCGTACCCTACGGGATAGCGTACGATAAGCCTGTTTCAAGGACCGAGGAGGCGCTTCAAATCGTAAGGAGGCTATGGACCCAGGACTTCGTAGATTTTGACGGTAAATACTATAAGCTTAGAAAGGCGTTCCTCCAGCCTAAACCCGTCCAGAAGCCCCATATCCCTATCTACGTGGCTGCTAGCTCGCCTAGAACCATGGAGCTAGTGGCTAAATACGGTGATGGATGGCTACCGGCCAACCTCCTACCCGACGAGTATAAGGCCGGCTTAGAGAGGATAAAGAGTTTAGCTAAAGGGCTTGGTAGGGACCCCGAAGCCATAGACCCCGCCCACTTCATGTACGTCGTCGTATCTAAAAACCGTGAGGAGGCGAGGAAGTCAATACTACTACCGGCTAAAATGCTACTATTAACTAGGCCTAGGATACTTGAAAAGATAGGGGTTAAGCCTCCTACCTACGAGTTTGAGATGACCTTTAAGCTAGTGTTCCCGGAGCATGGTGAGGCGTGGCTAAATAAGGCTAAGGAAATACCGGATGAAGTGGTTGATAAAGCGCCCTTCATATATGGAGCTCCGGAGGACGCTATTGAGAAGCTTGATAGGTACGTTAAAGCCGGATGTAAGCACTTCGTAATAAACTTCCAAGTATCGCCGAAGGTATTAAAGGAAACCATGCAGCTATTCGCCGAAAAAGTACTAACCTACTTTAAAGGAGGCTAG
- a CDS encoding enoyl-CoA hydratase-related protein has protein sequence MSYKHVIYEKAEGIARIVINRPRILNVLNQEVVEEIHRALLDADRDRDIRVIVLTGAGEKAFCAGIEVSAFKEATPIERRMFTEGFREKILNTIMGIGKPVIAAVNGYALGAGCELVLACDLAIASEDARFGQPEINIGAIPGGGGTQQLPRVVGLKKAKELMFTGDMIDAKEAERLGIVNKVVQRGRLEEEVKDLARRLAEKSPIALRMVKEAVNKSVELNLSAGLAYETELFSLCSSTEDFAEGVRAFLEKRKPTFKGG, from the coding sequence CTGAAGGTATAGCTAGGATAGTTATTAATAGGCCTAGGATACTTAACGTGTTAAATCAGGAGGTTGTTGAGGAGATCCATCGAGCGCTACTTGACGCCGACCGGGATCGGGATATAAGGGTAATCGTATTAACTGGCGCTGGAGAAAAAGCCTTCTGCGCCGGTATTGAGGTTTCAGCGTTTAAGGAGGCTACGCCGATCGAGAGGAGGATGTTTACTGAGGGCTTTCGGGAGAAGATACTTAACACGATAATGGGGATCGGGAAGCCGGTTATAGCGGCTGTTAACGGCTATGCGCTTGGCGCTGGCTGTGAACTTGTTTTAGCCTGCGATTTAGCTATCGCTTCCGAGGATGCACGTTTCGGGCAGCCTGAGATTAATATAGGCGCTATACCCGGTGGTGGTGGAACGCAGCAGCTTCCGAGGGTTGTAGGCCTTAAGAAGGCGAAGGAACTTATGTTTACCGGCGACATGATAGACGCTAAGGAGGCTGAAAGGCTTGGAATAGTGAATAAGGTTGTTCAGCGTGGAAGGCTTGAGGAGGAGGTTAAAGACTTAGCTAGAAGGCTGGCCGAGAAGAGCCCGATAGCCTTAAGGATGGTGAAGGAGGCCGTAAATAAGAGCGTGGAGCTTAACCTATCGGCCGGGTTGGCTTATGAAACGGAGCTTTTCTCGCTTTGTAGTTCTACCGAGGATTTCGCTGAAGGGGTTAGAGCCTTCCTCGAGAAGAGGAAGCCTACTTTTAAGGGCGGTTAG